In one Heteronotia binoei isolate CCM8104 ecotype False Entrance Well chromosome 1, APGP_CSIRO_Hbin_v1, whole genome shotgun sequence genomic region, the following are encoded:
- the KCNJ10 gene encoding ATP-sensitive inward rectifier potassium channel 10 yields the protein MTSATKVYYSQTTQTDSRPLIAAALRKRRVMTKDGRSNVKMEHIADKRFLYLKDLWTTFIDMQWRYKLILFSASFAGTWFIFGVIWYLVAVLHGDLLEFDPPANHTPCVMQVHTLTGAFLFSLESQTTIGYGFRYISEECPLAIVLLISQLVLTTIMEIFITGTFLAKIARPKKRAETIKFSQNAVVAQHNGKTCLMIRVANMRKSLLIGCQVTGKLLQTHLTKEGENVRLNQVNVDFQVDTSSDSPFLILPLTFYHVVDDRSPFRDMALRTGEGDFELVVILSGTVESTSATCQVRTSYLPEEILWGYEFTPVISLSASGKYVADFSLFEHVIKVSPPCCLHETVRYGDPEKLKLEESFREKAERESSPLSIRISNV from the coding sequence ATGACTTCGGCCACAAAAGTGTATTACAGCCAGACGACGCAGACTGACAGCCGCCCCTTGATCGCTGCCGCCCTCCGCAAAAGGCGGGTGATGACGAAGGATGGGCGGAGCAACGTGAAGATGGAGCACATCGCAGACAAGCGGTTCCTCTACCTGAAGGACTTGTGGACCACCTTCATCGACATGCAGTGGCGCTACAAGCTGATCCTCTTCTCGGCTTCCTTCGCGGGGACCTGGTTCATCTTTGGCGTCATCTGGTACCTCGTGGCCGTGCTCCACGGAGACCTGCTAGAGTTCGACCCTCCCGCCAACCACACGCCCTGCGTCATGCAGGTCCACACGCTGACCGGGGCCTTCCTCTTCTCCCTGGAATCCCAGACCACCATCGGCTACGGCTTCCGCTACATCAGCGAAGAGTGCCCCCTCGCCATCGTCTTGCTCATCAGCCAGCTGGTCTTGACGACCATCATGGAGATATTCATCACGGGCACTTTCTTGGCCAAGATCGCGCGGCCCAAGAAGAGGGCAGAGACCATCAAGTTCAGCCAGAACGCGGTAGTGGCCCAGCATAACGGGAAGACGTGCTTAATGATCCGAGTGGCCAACATGCGCAAAAGCCTGCTCATCGGTTGCCAGGTGACGGGCAAGCTCCTCCAGACCCACCTCACCAAAGAAGGCGAGAACGTCCGACTCAACCAGGTCAACGTGGACTTCCAGGTGGACACCTCCTCCGACAGCCCCTTCCTCATCCTGCCCCTCACGTTCTACCACGTGGTGGATGACAGGAGCCCCTTCCGGGACATGGCCCTGCGCACGGGCGAAGGGGACTTCGAGCTGGTGGTCATTCTCAGCGGCACCGTGGAATCCACCAGCGCCACCTGCCAGGTGCGGACCTCCTACCTCCCGGAAGAGATCCTCTGGGGCTACGAATTCACCCCTGTCATCTCTCTGTCCGCCAGCGGGAAGTACGTCGCGGATTTCAGTCTCTTTGAGCACGTGATCAAAGTTTCACCTCCTTGCTGCCTCCACGAGACTGTAAGATACGGAGACCCGGAAAAACTGAAGCTGGAGGAATCCTTCAGGGAGAAGGCCGAGAGGGAGAGCAGCCCTTTAAGCATCCGGATCAGTAACGTTTGA